In Flavobacterium endoglycinae, one DNA window encodes the following:
- the bglX gene encoding beta-glucosidase BglX, whose amino-acid sequence MKNKLVLLFLGCAVLGYAQKKPSKNTVKIKPRSEFVAELMSKMTLDEKLGQLNLPTSGDITTGQANSSNVAKNIAEGKVGGLFNIKSVQKIKEVQKIAVEKSRLKIPLLFGMDVIHGYETTFPIPLGLSCTWDMGLIERSAQIAAKEASADGINWTFSPMVDISRDPRWGRVSEGSGEDPYLGSQIAKAMVNGYQQHDLSKNNSILACVKHFALYGAPEAGRDYNTVDMSHIRMFNDYFPPYKAAVDAGVGSVMASFNEVDGIPATGNKWLMTDVLRKQWGFKGFVVTDFTGIPEMIEHGMGDLQQVSALAMNAGVEMDMVGEGFLGTLKKSLDEGKVKIETIDNAVRLILEAKYDLGLFQDPYKYCDEKRAKTEIFTIDSRKEAREIAAQSLVLLKNQNQLLPLKKSGTIGLIGPLADAKENMPGTWSVATRMENAVSLLRGIKEVAGAGTKVLYAKGSNLDYDETFETNATMFGKTLHRDARSKEDLLAEALKVAEQSDVIVAALGESAEMSGESSSRTNLSIPQAQKDLLNALLKTGKPVVLVLFDGRPLVITDEEKTVPAILNVWFAGTEAGYAIADVLFGDVNPSGKLTSTFPRSVGQLPIYYAHKNTGRPLSNTEGKFEKFRSNYIDERNEPLFPFGFGLSYTTFDYSNLKISSDKMNASGKLKVTVDVTNTGNFDGKETVQLYIRDVVGSVTRPVRELKGFQKITLKKGEKQTVSFDITVEDLKFYNSDLQFVAEPGQFDIFVGGNSNADKKVSFELTK is encoded by the coding sequence ATGAAAAACAAATTAGTCTTACTTTTTTTAGGATGTGCTGTTTTGGGTTACGCTCAAAAAAAGCCTTCTAAAAATACAGTGAAAATTAAACCAAGGTCTGAATTTGTGGCGGAGTTAATGTCAAAAATGACTTTAGACGAGAAATTGGGTCAATTAAACCTGCCAACATCTGGTGATATTACCACAGGGCAGGCGAATAGCTCAAATGTGGCAAAAAATATTGCTGAAGGTAAAGTGGGCGGTTTGTTCAACATTAAATCAGTTCAGAAAATCAAAGAAGTACAGAAAATTGCGGTTGAAAAAAGCCGTTTAAAAATTCCGTTACTTTTTGGAATGGACGTAATTCACGGTTACGAAACAACATTCCCAATTCCACTAGGATTGTCTTGTACTTGGGACATGGGCTTAATCGAAAGAAGTGCGCAGATTGCTGCTAAAGAAGCAAGTGCAGACGGAATCAACTGGACATTCTCTCCAATGGTTGATATTTCTCGTGATCCACGATGGGGAAGAGTTTCTGAAGGTTCAGGAGAAGATCCATACTTAGGAAGCCAGATTGCAAAAGCAATGGTAAATGGTTACCAGCAGCACGATCTTTCTAAAAATAACTCAATTTTAGCCTGTGTAAAGCACTTCGCATTATATGGAGCTCCAGAAGCGGGACGTGATTACAACACAGTAGATATGAGTCACATAAGAATGTTTAACGATTATTTTCCTCCTTACAAAGCGGCTGTTGATGCTGGTGTAGGATCTGTAATGGCTTCTTTTAACGAAGTTGATGGAATTCCTGCAACTGGAAACAAATGGCTAATGACAGATGTTTTAAGAAAACAATGGGGTTTCAAAGGATTTGTGGTAACAGACTTTACTGGTATTCCTGAAATGATCGAGCATGGAATGGGAGACTTGCAGCAAGTTTCTGCTCTAGCGATGAATGCAGGAGTTGAAATGGATATGGTTGGAGAAGGTTTCTTAGGAACTTTGAAAAAATCTTTAGATGAAGGAAAAGTGAAAATCGAAACAATCGACAATGCTGTTAGATTGATTTTAGAAGCAAAATACGATTTAGGATTATTCCAAGATCCATACAAATATTGTGACGAAAAAAGAGCTAAAACTGAAATTTTCACAATTGATAGCCGTAAAGAGGCACGTGAAATTGCCGCACAGTCTTTAGTATTATTAAAAAACCAAAATCAGCTTTTACCACTTAAAAAATCAGGAACAATTGGTCTAATCGGACCATTGGCTGATGCTAAAGAAAACATGCCAGGAACCTGGAGTGTAGCTACCAGAATGGAAAATGCTGTTTCATTATTAAGAGGTATTAAAGAAGTTGCAGGAGCAGGAACTAAAGTTTTGTATGCTAAAGGAAGCAATTTAGATTACGATGAAACTTTTGAAACGAATGCAACAATGTTTGGAAAAACATTACATCGTGATGCTCGTTCAAAAGAAGATTTATTAGCAGAAGCGTTAAAAGTAGCAGAGCAGTCAGATGTTATTGTTGCTGCTTTAGGAGAATCTGCAGAAATGAGTGGAGAATCAAGCAGCCGTACAAACTTAAGTATTCCTCAAGCACAAAAAGATTTATTAAACGCTTTATTAAAAACAGGAAAACCAGTTGTTTTAGTTTTATTTGACGGACGTCCATTGGTAATTACGGATGAAGAAAAAACAGTTCCTGCAATTTTAAACGTTTGGTTTGCTGGTACAGAAGCAGGTTATGCTATTGCTGATGTTTTATTTGGAGATGTAAATCCTTCAGGAAAATTAACTTCAACTTTCCCTAGAAGTGTTGGTCAATTGCCAATTTACTACGCACACAAAAATACCGGAAGACCGCTTTCTAACACAGAAGGGAAATTCGAAAAATTCAGATCAAACTATATTGACGAAAGAAACGAGCCTTTATTTCCATTCGGATTTGGTTTAAGTTACACCACTTTTGATTATTCAAACCTCAAAATTTCTTCTGATAAAATGAATGCTTCTGGAAAATTGAAAGTAACAGTTGATGTAACAAATACTGGAAATTTTGACGGAAAAGAAACAGTTCAATTATATATTAGAGATGTTGTAGGTTCTGTAACAAGACCAGTTAGAGAACTAAAAGGTTTCCAAAAAATAACACTTAAAAAAGGTGAAAAACAAACGGTAAGTTTTGATATTACTGTTGAAGATTTAAAATTTTATAACTCTGATTTACAATTCGTAGCAGAGCCTGGGCAGTTCGATATCTTCGTAGGAGGAAATTCAAACGCCGATAAGAAAGTTAGTTTTGAGTTAACTAAATAG
- a CDS encoding carboxylesterase family protein, producing the protein MKNKMAFVFLLFSMIVSAQTETTGKINTVIMSKYELGYALHRPANTNEKKPMIVFISGDGEKGTDIEKIKIHGPLKYLKTHQLDAYVLAPQCKEDENWDIESIYQLIVKIQKENKIDSERIYVTGLSSGGWASWNLAFAHPDLFAANVPVAGFVDLIQLEKACEIANIPTRIFHGLQDNVVNVNYAITIYNELKKCNAKDVKLTIFDDADHDSWTRVYDNPEIYNWMFQQKKTNTNK; encoded by the coding sequence ATGAAAAATAAAATGGCATTTGTATTTCTATTATTTTCTATGATTGTATCGGCACAAACCGAAACGACAGGAAAAATTAATACAGTCATAATGTCTAAATATGAGTTGGGTTATGCATTGCATCGTCCTGCAAATACAAACGAGAAAAAACCAATGATTGTTTTTATTTCTGGGGATGGAGAAAAAGGAACTGATATTGAAAAGATCAAAATTCACGGTCCTTTAAAATATTTAAAAACGCATCAATTAGATGCTTATGTTTTGGCTCCACAGTGCAAAGAAGATGAAAATTGGGATATAGAATCTATTTATCAGCTGATAGTAAAAATTCAGAAAGAAAATAAAATTGATTCAGAAAGAATATATGTTACTGGTTTGAGCTCAGGAGGCTGGGCTTCATGGAATTTGGCTTTTGCACATCCTGATCTATTTGCCGCAAACGTACCTGTCGCTGGTTTTGTAGATTTAATTCAGTTAGAAAAAGCTTGTGAAATAGCCAATATTCCAACCAGAATTTTTCACGGATTACAAGATAATGTAGTCAATGTGAATTACGCAATTACAATTTATAACGAATTGAAAAAATGCAATGCAAAAGATGTGAAGCTGACTATTTTTGATGATGCAGATCATGACAGCTGGACAAGAGTCTATGACAATCCAGAGATTTACAACTGGATGTTTCAGCAGAAGAAAACAAATACAAACAAATAA
- a CDS encoding glucoamylase family protein → MIRISVLFLAFTFFSCGSNVDKSKGNEEENTSGVVALTDEQLLDAVQKQTFKYFWDYAEPNSGLARERYHPDGIYPENDSNIVTTGGSGFGLMALVSGMSQGYITKEQGVERLNKIADFLGKADRFHGAWSHWIDGNTGKVKPFGTKDNGGDLVETSFLVAGMITVREYLKDGSEKEKAVAQKFDALWKGVEWQWYTNQKNVLYWHWSPSYAWEMNFPLQGYNECLITYVMAASSPTHSIEAKAYHEGWARSGGIVSSKTKYNIPLILKHNGAEEFGGPLFWAHYSYVGLDPNQLSDQYANYWDLNVNQTKINYQFCVENPNKNAGYGPDYWGLTASYSRNPDGSIGYNAHMPSNDQGVISPTAAISSIVYTPKESMALIRNLYDNHKQETWGDAGFYDALSLGNKWVAKRYLAIDQGPEVVMIENYRTGLLWKLFMNAPEVKQGLTKLGFKSGKYGI, encoded by the coding sequence ATGATTAGAATTTCAGTTTTATTTTTAGCTTTTACTTTTTTTAGTTGTGGATCAAATGTAGATAAGTCGAAAGGAAATGAAGAAGAAAATACTTCTGGCGTTGTTGCATTAACCGATGAGCAGCTTTTAGATGCCGTTCAAAAACAAACATTTAAATATTTCTGGGATTATGCAGAACCAAATTCGGGTTTAGCTAGAGAACGTTATCATCCAGATGGAATTTATCCTGAAAACGATTCTAATATCGTAACAACTGGTGGCTCAGGATTTGGATTAATGGCACTTGTTTCAGGAATGTCGCAAGGGTATATTACAAAAGAACAAGGAGTAGAAAGGCTTAACAAAATTGCAGACTTTTTAGGTAAAGCAGACCGTTTTCATGGAGCATGGTCACACTGGATTGATGGAAATACAGGAAAAGTAAAACCTTTTGGAACCAAAGATAATGGAGGAGACTTAGTTGAAACCTCGTTTTTGGTTGCAGGAATGATTACCGTTCGTGAATATCTTAAAGATGGTTCTGAAAAAGAAAAAGCGGTCGCTCAAAAATTTGATGCACTTTGGAAAGGAGTCGAATGGCAATGGTATACCAATCAAAAAAATGTTTTATATTGGCACTGGTCTCCGAGTTATGCTTGGGAGATGAACTTTCCACTACAAGGATATAACGAATGCCTTATCACATATGTAATGGCAGCGTCTTCGCCAACTCACAGTATTGAGGCAAAAGCGTATCATGAAGGATGGGCGAGAAGCGGAGGCATAGTTTCTTCAAAAACAAAATATAATATCCCTCTTATTTTAAAGCACAATGGTGCAGAAGAATTTGGAGGTCCGTTATTCTGGGCACATTATTCTTATGTAGGTTTAGATCCAAATCAATTGAGTGATCAGTATGCAAACTACTGGGATTTAAACGTAAATCAAACCAAAATCAATTATCAGTTTTGTGTTGAAAATCCGAATAAAAATGCAGGTTACGGACCAGATTATTGGGGATTAACAGCATCTTATTCTAGAAACCCTGATGGCTCTATCGGATACAATGCGCACATGCCAAGCAATGATCAAGGTGTGATTTCGCCAACAGCAGCAATCAGTTCAATTGTGTATACGCCAAAAGAATCAATGGCTTTAATTCGCAATTTATATGACAATCATAAGCAGGAAACTTGGGGAGATGCAGGTTTTTATGATGCTTTAAGTTTAGGAAATAAATGGGTGGCAAAACGATACTTAGCAATCGATCAAGGCCCAGAAGTGGTAATGATTGAAAACTACAGAACAGGTTTGTTGTGGAAATTATTTATGAACGCACCAGAAGTAAAACAAGGTTTAACAAAACTTGGATTTAAGTCTGGTAAATACGGGATTTAA
- a CDS encoding RagB/SusD family nutrient uptake outer membrane protein gives MKRLYISLFILSGLFVSGCSDEFLDVDQTQNIPADPALVDSDAGATSMVDAVYNIFLSWDMSSFAWNGVTSIMTDDADKGSDPGDTGTDKDVLDALTFNSSTPSFSSIWNYNYAGINRANQALAMFPKLTQVTPALKTRLEGEAKFLRAFMYFTLVKGYGGVPIVDHLPVPGNDDDRIMQLTRKTPAEVYAFIEQDLNDAIQALPLKSSYSGTDVARASKGAAYALLAKVNLYQKNWQKVIDNCDKVTGYSLVSDYSLQYKKEGEFGAESIFEINGIGGTSSPGYGIGNYTVSQAPRGAGGWGWGFNTPSQGLANAYEAGDVRRAATIIFRGSVLYDGREVASTVSNPMYNYKAYSSAFYNQEFTDVNLRYLRYAEVILMKAEALNELGQTSEAIPLINQIRHRAGLGDTPATGQSDVRKAIYKERRLEFAFEHDRWFDLVRTGQAEAAMKADVSPAFPNGKTFIVGKHELYPIPATVVQQSGGVTVQNPGY, from the coding sequence ATGAAACGATTATATATATCACTTTTTATACTTTCTGGTTTGTTTGTATCTGGATGTTCAGATGAATTTTTAGATGTAGATCAAACACAAAATATTCCTGCCGATCCTGCTTTAGTAGATAGTGATGCAGGTGCAACCTCAATGGTTGATGCAGTTTATAATATATTTTTATCTTGGGACATGTCTTCTTTTGCTTGGAACGGGGTTACCAGTATTATGACTGATGATGCCGATAAAGGTTCAGATCCCGGAGATACTGGTACTGATAAAGATGTTTTAGATGCGTTAACTTTTAATTCTTCAACACCATCTTTCAGTAGTATTTGGAATTATAATTATGCAGGTATCAACAGAGCAAATCAAGCATTAGCGATGTTTCCAAAGCTTACACAAGTAACTCCTGCTTTAAAAACCAGATTAGAAGGAGAGGCGAAATTTTTAAGAGCATTTATGTACTTTACTTTAGTTAAAGGATATGGTGGAGTTCCAATTGTAGACCATTTACCAGTTCCAGGAAATGATGACGATAGAATCATGCAGTTAACTCGTAAAACTCCAGCTGAGGTCTATGCTTTTATCGAGCAAGATTTAAATGATGCTATACAAGCATTACCATTAAAATCATCATATAGTGGAACAGACGTTGCACGTGCATCTAAAGGAGCAGCTTATGCTTTATTGGCTAAGGTTAATTTATATCAAAAAAATTGGCAAAAAGTAATTGACAATTGTGATAAAGTAACAGGTTATTCTTTAGTTTCGGACTATTCTTTACAATATAAAAAAGAAGGAGAATTTGGTGCAGAATCAATTTTTGAAATTAATGGAATTGGAGGAACTTCTTCTCCAGGATACGGAATCGGAAACTATACTGTATCTCAAGCGCCTAGAGGTGCTGGAGGATGGGGATGGGGTTTCAATACACCATCTCAAGGGCTTGCTAATGCTTATGAAGCAGGAGATGTAAGAAGAGCAGCAACGATTATTTTTAGAGGATCAGTTTTATACGATGGTAGAGAAGTAGCATCTACAGTTTCTAACCCAATGTATAATTATAAAGCGTATTCATCAGCATTTTATAACCAAGAATTTACAGATGTAAATCTTAGATATTTAAGATATGCTGAGGTAATTTTAATGAAAGCTGAGGCTCTAAATGAATTAGGACAAACTTCAGAAGCAATTCCTTTAATTAATCAGATTAGACACAGAGCTGGTCTAGGTGACACTCCAGCTACAGGTCAGTCAGATGTTAGAAAAGCAATTTACAAAGAAAGAAGATTAGAATTTGCTTTTGAGCATGATAGATGGTTCGATCTTGTAAGAACTGGACAAGCGGAAGCTGCGATGAAAGCAGATGTAAGCCCAGCTTTCCCTAATGGAAAAACATTTATAGTTGGTAAACACGAGTTGTATCCAATTCCTGCTACAGTTGTTCAGCAATCAGGAGGAGTAACAGTTCAAAACCCTGGTTACTAA
- a CDS encoding SusC/RagA family TonB-linked outer membrane protein has translation MKNFIFSLFVLIMLPAYVSGQAQAIKGKVVDSSGMGIPGAIIASSDARATADADFDGNFTINAKPGDILKVSMLGFDPVSVPATAAPMTITLKESGDTELKEVVVIGYGTRKKVDNTSAVSSIKSEEITKMKVINASQAIQGKAAGVQVATSDAPGSTPSIVIRGVGTALGGRSPLYVVDGMPTDNINNINANDITSYEVLKDASALAIYGTRGANGVIMITTKTGKGKLVVDIDSYAGFRSPLKKVKMANADQYIQYNNAAFISQFPAGRFSQNQLYNTNWFDEITKTGVYTQNNVSLSGSGENIKYFFSVGNYEEEGILKGTEYGRTTFRSNNEYKISEKLKISQNFSVSSIKNTPKPMSAFTSAYRQSPLVPVRYPDGKYGVPFILNGVVGETGDSFNSVGNPVVALDYNNEQQKTVMLQGGLRLDWDIIKSLKFTSQFNGEYYTYKQYNFVDNLGLWLAADPSRVESAYDKKSLNTNTLTRNTDDYFNWNLSNYFTYNKVFGEIHDVEVTAGIEANVLGTRSKTTADIKNVNPNSNYWGLDGVAYAQNGGVTTYKAVNENQSRLASYFARFQYKLMDRYLLTGTVRRDGSSNYSSDYRWGTFPSMGIGWIVTKESFLSDIKGLDLLKLRGSWGKLGNQKVPLNIQSFTSGVDYNGGSGTTINSQIDPSLSWEIVEEASAGLDVELFNSRLKGSFDIYSKNTNNAILNVKPYSTSGITLESPTHVGEVTNKGFEIALRWDDKITDNLSYWIGGNFSHNKNELASLKNVQIATVNGGSLGNGQVTKILDNTSVGQPLGSFYMYEYAGVDPANGQMLYYTANGSKVPQGALDQTKDRKYVGSVLPTSNYGVTVGLNYKNIDFSVDGYGVGGSKVYNGKKAQRFYGENVEASLLNNMWTPTNTTGTNPAPFNQVPVASTYYLESGDFFRINNITLGYKLPLKEEGFINYCRIYVNAMNPFITQKYSGFSPEVLGDGQLVTGTQGVELDAYPALKTFVVGANLKF, from the coding sequence ATGAAAAATTTTATTTTTAGCTTATTTGTGCTAATAATGCTTCCGGCATATGTGTCCGGACAGGCACAAGCAATTAAAGGAAAAGTAGTGGACAGTAGCGGAATGGGAATTCCAGGAGCGATAATCGCTTCATCTGATGCTAGAGCCACTGCAGACGCAGATTTCGACGGAAACTTTACAATCAATGCAAAACCTGGAGACATATTAAAAGTCTCTATGTTAGGTTTTGATCCAGTTTCTGTACCGGCAACTGCCGCACCAATGACCATTACTTTAAAAGAATCAGGTGATACTGAATTAAAAGAAGTTGTAGTTATTGGGTACGGTACAAGAAAAAAAGTGGATAATACTTCAGCTGTAAGTTCTATTAAATCTGAAGAAATTACCAAAATGAAAGTAATTAACGCTTCTCAAGCTATTCAAGGTAAAGCCGCTGGGGTTCAAGTAGCTACTTCTGATGCCCCTGGTAGTACACCTTCAATTGTTATTAGAGGGGTTGGTACTGCATTAGGAGGAAGAAGTCCATTATACGTTGTTGATGGTATGCCTACTGATAATATTAATAATATCAACGCAAATGATATTACTTCATATGAAGTTTTAAAAGATGCTTCTGCGCTTGCTATTTATGGTACGAGAGGTGCTAATGGGGTTATCATGATTACTACTAAAACAGGGAAAGGAAAACTTGTAGTAGATATTGACAGTTATGCTGGTTTTAGATCACCTCTAAAAAAGGTAAAAATGGCCAATGCTGACCAATACATTCAGTATAATAATGCAGCGTTTATCAGCCAGTTTCCTGCTGGTAGATTTTCTCAAAATCAGCTTTATAACACAAATTGGTTTGATGAGATAACAAAAACAGGAGTGTATACTCAAAATAATGTATCTCTTTCTGGATCGGGAGAAAATATTAAATACTTTTTTAGTGTAGGAAACTACGAAGAAGAAGGAATTTTGAAAGGAACTGAATATGGACGTACTACTTTTAGAAGTAATAATGAGTACAAAATTTCTGAGAAACTTAAAATTAGCCAAAATTTTAGTGTTAGTTCTATAAAAAACACACCAAAACCGATGTCTGCATTTACATCAGCTTACAGACAATCACCTTTAGTTCCTGTACGTTACCCTGACGGAAAATATGGAGTACCATTTATTTTGAATGGTGTTGTTGGTGAAACAGGTGATTCTTTTAACTCAGTTGGTAATCCTGTTGTTGCTTTAGATTATAATAATGAGCAGCAAAAAACGGTTATGCTTCAAGGTGGATTACGATTAGATTGGGATATAATCAAGTCATTGAAATTCACATCTCAATTTAATGGAGAATATTACACGTATAAGCAATATAATTTTGTAGACAATTTAGGTCTTTGGTTAGCAGCTGATCCAAGTAGAGTAGAATCTGCTTACGACAAAAAAAGTTTGAATACAAACACATTAACAAGAAATACAGACGATTATTTCAATTGGAATTTATCTAATTATTTTACATATAATAAGGTTTTTGGAGAAATTCACGATGTAGAAGTTACTGCTGGTATCGAAGCTAACGTTTTAGGTACAAGATCTAAAACGACTGCTGATATTAAGAATGTAAATCCTAATAGTAATTATTGGGGACTTGATGGTGTTGCCTATGCACAAAATGGAGGCGTTACTACCTATAAAGCTGTAAACGAAAATCAATCTAGATTAGCATCTTATTTTGCTCGTTTTCAATACAAATTAATGGACAGATACTTATTAACAGGTACTGTAAGACGTGATGGTTCTTCAAATTATTCAAGTGATTACCGTTGGGGTACATTCCCATCAATGGGTATTGGATGGATTGTAACAAAAGAAAGTTTCTTATCTGATATCAAAGGTTTAGATTTATTAAAACTGAGAGGTTCTTGGGGTAAATTAGGAAACCAAAAAGTGCCATTAAATATCCAGTCATTTACATCTGGAGTAGATTATAATGGTGGTTCAGGAACAACTATCAATTCTCAGATTGACCCAAGTTTATCATGGGAAATTGTAGAAGAAGCTTCTGCAGGTTTAGATGTTGAATTGTTTAATAGTAGATTAAAAGGATCATTTGATATTTATAGTAAAAATACTAACAATGCTATTTTGAATGTTAAGCCTTATTCTACATCAGGAATTACATTAGAATCTCCAACACATGTTGGTGAAGTAACTAATAAAGGTTTTGAAATCGCTTTACGTTGGGATGACAAAATTACAGATAACTTAAGTTACTGGATAGGAGGAAATTTTTCTCACAATAAAAATGAACTAGCTAGTTTAAAAAATGTTCAAATTGCAACAGTAAATGGTGGTTCATTAGGAAATGGTCAGGTTACAAAAATACTTGATAATACATCAGTTGGACAGCCTTTAGGAAGTTTCTATATGTATGAGTATGCCGGCGTTGATCCAGCAAACGGACAAATGTTATACTATACAGCAAACGGAAGTAAAGTGCCTCAAGGAGCTTTAGACCAAACTAAAGACAGAAAATATGTAGGTTCAGTTTTACCGACTTCTAATTATGGAGTTACTGTGGGATTAAATTATAAAAACATTGACTTTTCTGTTGACGGATATGGAGTAGGTGGATCAAAAGTTTATAACGGAAAAAAAGCACAGCGTTTTTATGGAGAAAATGTTGAAGCCTCTTTATTAAACAATATGTGGACTCCAACCAACACTACAGGTACTAATCCAGCACCATTTAATCAGGTTCCAGTTGCATCAACCTATTATTTAGAATCTGGAGATTTCTTCAGAATCAATAACATTACTTTAGGATATAAGCTTCCTCTAAAAGAAGAAGGTTTCATTAATTACTGTAGAATTTATGTAAATGCTATGAACCCTTTCATTACTCAAAAATATTCAGGATTCTCACCTGAAGTTTTAGGAGATGGTCAGTTAGTAACAGGTACTCAAGGAGTTGAGTTAGATGCTTATCCAGCGTTAAAGACATTTGTAGTTGGTGCAAACTTAAAATTTTAA